In Trichocoleus desertorum NBK24, the following are encoded in one genomic region:
- a CDS encoding PAS domain S-box protein, which translates to MRTSEQIQAEIEGRLGFFPPFFAPAQPTPEILENLWQQTLFAYLNNPLPLLFKEKLAAYLSRYCAVPYCMICHSCALRPLGMSASEVVKLLESPPPKATSIKFYLDILAAQTVPLITWPEPNSLLEESILNGAIYVFLNLDLSQDCQSEMRRVLGAYHYNHLSALLAYIKLCHVWVETHPEVTYEFDQRAQKHLDLLLQEAPRLSRFFRQYRQQVNLETQNHEQQLLTEIAQRQRIEAVLQETNQVLQALIQAAPLAIVALDEAGNVKLWNAAAEALFGWENAAVVGQPLPIVPDGKQGEFEQLYQDVRQGKTFTGLQVHRQRQDNTQVDLSMSVGPLYNVEGQVSGTIAMIADITEQKRSQELLEHLSHQNQLILNSAGEGIYGLDIQGRVTFVNPAASRMVGWEAEELIGKPMHAMIHHSKADGTPHLEADCPIYAVFADGVVRQGLEDVFWRKDGTLFSVEYTSTPIHEQGVLKGAVVTFKDITERKRAELQIQQQVERDRLLADIALRIRRSLQLNDILQTAVTEVRNLLQVERAAIYQIIPGQSGQFIVESVASNCVSVLDVALQDPCFDRKYSSQYQQGRISAVDDIYQANYLPCYLELLERVQIRANLLVPIISNDQLWGLLCVHQCSASRHWETFEIDSLQRLVTQLAIAIQQSELYEQVQRLNADLEQQVAERTVQLQQALDFEALLKRITDKVRDSLDEDYILSTTVKELAQGLGTICCDTGLYKADHTASTISHDYSTGPSGVGHIIQMADRPEVYQWLLQGQYLQFSIYSGFTVREIQHESTILACPILDDQGVLGDLWLFRSNCSIFNELEIRLVQQVANQCAIAIRQARLYQKAQTQVAELEMLNRLKDDFLSTVSHELRTPISNMKMAIHMLRIAPSPERQERYLQILQTECTREAELINDLLDLQRLEAASYPMFLVESLNLQDWLPELLEPFRARSQQHQQILRLEFLSQPPPLVSDRASLNRIIAELLNNACKYTPPQGQIVLQVDYQPLNPLLGNKASVTLAFRNQVEIPAAELPRIFEKFYRVPNADPWKQGGTGLGLALVQRLAERLKGNIRVESGAGWTTFLLTLPIQPSYEASSDT; encoded by the coding sequence ATGCGAACTAGCGAACAAATCCAGGCAGAAATAGAAGGACGGCTAGGTTTTTTTCCACCTTTCTTTGCTCCTGCTCAGCCAACTCCAGAAATTTTAGAGAATCTCTGGCAACAGACTTTGTTCGCTTATCTTAACAATCCCTTACCACTTTTATTTAAAGAGAAGCTCGCAGCTTACCTGTCCCGCTACTGTGCCGTTCCTTACTGCATGATTTGCCACAGTTGCGCCTTGCGGCCCTTAGGAATGTCAGCTTCTGAGGTGGTCAAGTTATTAGAGTCTCCGCCTCCTAAAGCAACCAGTATCAAATTTTACCTTGATATTTTGGCGGCTCAAACTGTACCTTTGATCACATGGCCTGAACCCAACTCATTGCTGGAAGAAAGTATTCTCAATGGGGCAATTTACGTCTTCCTAAACTTGGATCTTTCCCAAGATTGCCAAAGTGAGATGCGTCGAGTGTTGGGGGCTTACCACTATAACCATTTAAGCGCACTTCTCGCTTACATAAAGTTGTGCCATGTTTGGGTAGAGACGCATCCTGAAGTTACGTATGAATTTGATCAACGGGCGCAAAAACATCTAGATCTACTCCTGCAAGAAGCGCCAAGGCTGAGCCGATTTTTTCGTCAATACCGCCAACAGGTAAATTTAGAAACGCAAAATCATGAGCAACAGCTTCTGACGGAGATTGCTCAGCGCCAACGCATTGAGGCAGTATTACAGGAAACGAATCAGGTTTTGCAAGCGTTGATCCAAGCTGCTCCCTTGGCTATTGTGGCTCTGGATGAGGCGGGTAATGTGAAGCTATGGAATGCTGCTGCCGAAGCTTTGTTTGGCTGGGAAAACGCAGCCGTGGTGGGGCAACCCCTGCCCATTGTGCCTGATGGTAAACAGGGCGAATTTGAACAGCTCTATCAAGATGTACGCCAGGGCAAGACGTTCACGGGTTTACAGGTGCATCGCCAAAGGCAGGATAATACCCAGGTTGATTTGAGCATGTCTGTCGGGCCGCTGTATAACGTTGAAGGACAGGTCAGTGGCACGATCGCGATGATTGCAGATATTACCGAGCAAAAGCGATCGCAGGAGTTGCTAGAACACCTCAGCCATCAAAACCAGCTGATTCTAAACTCGGCAGGGGAAGGTATTTACGGCTTAGATATTCAAGGCCGCGTTACTTTCGTGAATCCAGCGGCTTCTAGGATGGTGGGTTGGGAAGCGGAGGAGTTGATCGGAAAACCCATGCATGCCATGATTCATCACTCCAAGGCAGATGGAACGCCTCATTTGGAAGCAGACTGCCCAATCTATGCTGTATTTGCGGATGGGGTGGTGCGGCAGGGCTTAGAAGATGTGTTTTGGCGCAAGGATGGCACGCTGTTTTCGGTGGAATACACAAGTACGCCCATCCACGAGCAAGGGGTCTTGAAAGGTGCGGTTGTCACATTTAAGGATATTACCGAACGCAAGCGGGCAGAACTACAGATCCAGCAACAGGTGGAACGCGATCGCTTACTGGCTGATATTGCTTTGCGAATTCGGCGATCGCTCCAGCTCAATGACATTCTCCAGACCGCTGTGACTGAAGTGCGGAACCTGCTCCAAGTTGAGCGGGCTGCCATTTATCAGATTATTCCTGGGCAATCTGGGCAGTTCATTGTGGAATCTGTGGCATCGAATTGTGTATCCGTGCTGGATGTTGCACTCCAAGATCCCTGTTTTGATCGAAAGTACAGTAGCCAATATCAGCAGGGGCGGATTTCTGCGGTTGATGATATTTACCAAGCAAATTATCTGCCTTGCTATCTGGAACTGCTAGAGCGCGTTCAAATCCGAGCGAATCTGCTAGTACCCATCATTTCTAATGATCAACTGTGGGGTTTGCTGTGTGTTCACCAATGCTCTGCATCGCGTCATTGGGAAACGTTTGAAATTGACTCACTCCAGAGACTCGTCACTCAACTAGCGATCGCGATTCAACAATCGGAACTTTACGAGCAAGTACAACGCTTAAATGCCGATCTAGAGCAGCAAGTGGCAGAGCGTACGGTGCAACTACAGCAAGCCCTAGATTTTGAAGCGCTGCTAAAGCGGATCACCGATAAGGTACGCGATAGTTTGGATGAAGACTACATCTTGAGCACAACCGTTAAGGAGTTAGCTCAGGGCTTGGGTACGATCTGCTGTGACACTGGACTCTACAAGGCTGACCACACAGCTTCTACCATCAGTCATGATTACAGCACTGGCCCTTCAGGGGTTGGTCACATCATTCAGATGGCTGATAGACCAGAAGTTTACCAGTGGCTTTTACAAGGTCAGTACTTACAATTCTCTATCTATTCAGGTTTTACAGTACGAGAGATCCAGCATGAATCTACCATCCTGGCTTGCCCGATCTTGGATGATCAAGGAGTGCTCGGAGATCTCTGGCTTTTTCGTTCCAATTGCTCAATCTTTAATGAGCTAGAAATTCGCTTAGTGCAACAAGTGGCTAACCAGTGCGCGATCGCCATCCGCCAAGCCCGCCTTTACCAAAAAGCTCAAACTCAGGTGGCAGAGCTGGAGATGCTGAATCGGCTCAAAGATGACTTCCTCAGCACCGTGTCTCATGAGCTTCGGACTCCCATCTCCAACATGAAAATGGCGATTCACATGCTACGGATAGCGCCCAGTCCAGAGCGGCAAGAACGCTACTTACAGATTTTGCAGACTGAATGTACCCGTGAAGCGGAGCTGATCAACGATCTGCTAGATTTACAGCGGCTTGAAGCTGCTTCTTATCCCATGTTTCTGGTAGAGTCACTCAATTTGCAGGATTGGCTCCCCGAACTCTTAGAACCATTTCGGGCGCGATCGCAACAGCACCAACAAATCCTGCGCTTAGAGTTCTTGTCACAACCTCCACCCTTAGTGTCAGATCGAGCCAGCCTCAACCGGATCATTGCGGAACTGCTCAACAACGCTTGCAAATACACCCCACCCCAAGGCCAAATTGTCCTCCAGGTTGACTACCAGCCCCTCAATCCCCTACTTGGAAACAAAGCCAGCGTCACTTTGGCGTTTCGTAATCAAGTAGAAATTCCTGCCGCCGAGCTGCCTCGGATCTTTGAAAAATTTTATCGAGTGCCGAATGCTGACCCCTGGAAGCAAGGTGGCACAGGTTTGGGTTTGGCTTTAGTCCAACGACTGGCAGAGCGACTAAAAGGCAATATTCGAGTAGAGAGCGGAGCAGGATGGACTACCTTTTTGCTCACCCTGCCGATTCAGCCCAGCTATGAAGCCTCCAGCGATACCTAA
- the pstS gene encoding phosphate ABC transporter substrate-binding protein PstS translates to MSLHFNLARRAFLTSAIALTVGLASCQQTPPSGPQGAGAPGTNTAANNAGGGQTIALSGAGASFPAPLYQRWFSEYNKENPNLQISYQSVGSGAGVKQFLAQTVDFGATDAPLQAEERQGFPAQRGQAIQIPMTGGAVVFAYNLDGVDNLRLSREAYCGIVQGNIKSWNDPLIAQANPGVTLPSTPLTFVHRSDGSGTTFIFTTHLKAACPNWTAGADKSIEWPAGFVGAKGNEGITAQVQQTQGAIGYTEYSYAKENNLKSAAVQNKAGEFIAPTPESSAQAFAGVTVPEDFALVIPDPEAKEAYPINGLTWLLLYSQYDDPAKADALKNMVKWALSNGDQYAQELGYVPLPDDLANRVVATLDTIKVAAATPAQ, encoded by the coding sequence ATGTCGCTTCACTTCAATCTTGCTCGTCGAGCTTTCCTGACCTCCGCGATCGCACTGACGGTCGGTCTGGCCTCTTGCCAACAAACTCCCCCCAGTGGTCCCCAAGGTGCTGGTGCGCCAGGTACTAATACTGCTGCCAACAACGCAGGTGGCGGTCAAACCATTGCTTTAAGCGGTGCTGGCGCTAGCTTCCCTGCTCCGTTGTATCAGCGCTGGTTCTCTGAATACAACAAGGAAAATCCCAACCTTCAAATCAGTTACCAATCGGTTGGTAGTGGTGCTGGCGTTAAGCAATTTCTGGCCCAAACCGTAGACTTCGGTGCTACAGATGCACCTCTCCAAGCAGAGGAGCGACAAGGATTCCCTGCTCAGCGCGGCCAAGCCATTCAAATTCCTATGACAGGTGGCGCGGTTGTGTTTGCCTACAATCTAGATGGTGTCGATAACCTCAGGCTATCGCGGGAAGCTTACTGCGGTATTGTTCAAGGTAATATCAAATCCTGGAATGATCCTCTCATTGCCCAAGCCAACCCCGGTGTAACTCTACCCAGCACCCCCCTAACTTTCGTTCACCGCTCTGATGGCAGCGGCACTACCTTTATCTTTACGACTCACCTCAAAGCTGCCTGCCCTAACTGGACTGCGGGTGCTGATAAGTCGATAGAATGGCCTGCTGGTTTCGTCGGCGCTAAAGGTAATGAAGGTATCACCGCTCAAGTACAGCAAACTCAAGGTGCTATCGGCTATACCGAGTACTCCTACGCCAAAGAGAACAACCTCAAATCAGCCGCAGTCCAAAATAAAGCAGGCGAATTTATCGCCCCCACCCCTGAATCATCTGCTCAAGCTTTTGCAGGCGTGACAGTTCCAGAAGATTTTGCCTTGGTGATTCCTGATCCAGAAGCTAAAGAGGCTTACCCCATCAATGGTCTTACCTGGTTGCTGCTTTACAGTCAGTATGACGATCCAGCCAAAGCAGATGCGTTGAAAAACATGGTCAAGTGGGCACTCTCGAATGGGGATCAATATGCTCAAGAGTTGGGCTATGTGCCATTACCAGATGATCTAGCCAACCGAGTCGTTGCGACTCTTGATACCATTAAAGTTGCCGCAGCAACCCCAGCCCAGTAA
- the pstC gene encoding phosphate ABC transporter permease subunit PstC has product MTLLARDSQAPLRAQSPVSRYIDIGFKGLTGFFGIAIGLTLLAIAWQVANQSWPAIQEFGLGFLTSTTWNPVTNQYGAWPAIYGTLVSSFIALLLALPVGVGVALFLSEDFLPPRIQQPLVFLIELLAAIPSVVYGLWGIFVLIPFLGKQALWLHQNFGWIPFFSTPPRGPGMYIAGVILAIMTLPIIAAISRDALVSVPPELRQASYGLGATRWETIFKVILPSAFSGIVGATMLGLGRALGETMAVTMVIGNANTVSPSVFSPATTIASLLANQFAEASGLQISSLMYTALILFGLTLVVNILAEVLVRTMRQSL; this is encoded by the coding sequence ATGACTTTGCTGGCCAGAGATTCTCAAGCACCACTTCGGGCGCAATCTCCAGTTTCCCGGTACATTGATATTGGCTTTAAGGGGCTTACGGGCTTCTTTGGCATTGCTATCGGTCTAACCCTACTGGCGATCGCTTGGCAGGTAGCGAACCAATCCTGGCCTGCAATTCAGGAATTTGGTTTGGGTTTTTTGACATCTACCACTTGGAACCCCGTTACTAACCAATACGGAGCTTGGCCAGCTATTTACGGCACTCTGGTCAGCTCTTTTATTGCCCTGCTCCTGGCGTTACCTGTTGGAGTGGGAGTGGCGCTGTTTCTGAGCGAAGATTTTTTACCTCCTCGTATCCAACAGCCTTTAGTTTTTCTGATTGAGTTACTCGCAGCCATTCCTAGTGTCGTGTACGGATTGTGGGGGATTTTCGTCCTGATTCCCTTTCTCGGCAAGCAGGCACTTTGGCTCCATCAAAATTTCGGCTGGATTCCGTTCTTTAGCACTCCGCCTAGAGGGCCAGGGATGTACATCGCAGGGGTCATTCTAGCGATTATGACTCTGCCAATTATTGCTGCAATTTCTCGCGATGCGTTAGTGTCAGTGCCGCCTGAACTTCGGCAAGCTTCCTATGGTTTGGGTGCAACTCGTTGGGAAACAATTTTTAAGGTTATTCTGCCGTCTGCTTTTTCCGGAATCGTTGGCGCTACAATGCTAGGCTTGGGACGAGCCTTGGGTGAAACAATGGCTGTCACGATGGTTATCGGCAACGCCAACACCGTCAGCCCATCAGTCTTTTCTCCAGCTACCACGATCGCCTCTCTTCTAGCGAATCAGTTCGCTGAGGCATCTGGATTACAAATTTCTTCGTTGATGTACACAGCCCTAATCTTGTTTGGCTTAACGCTAGTAGTGAATATTCTGGCTGAAGTCTTAGTACGGACGATGCGGCAAAGCTTGTAG
- the pstA gene encoding phosphate ABC transporter permease PstA: MANLPPSLSSEPSSRSLMRSPTSPRTLFSTAMTGLVFLAAAIALLPLIAVLTYVIINGAGRLNLDLFTQLPPPPLVKGGGFGNAIVGTLLTVGIGAAISIPVGILGAIFLSEFARDTTLASWIDFFNNVLSGVPSIVVGVFAYGVVVLTTGTFSAVAGGVALAVLMLPIIVRTSAESLESVPNETRQAALGLGATQFQTVTRVVFPAAIPAILTGVMLSVARAAGETAPLIFTALFSQYWAQGIMQPTPTLSVLIFNYAIAPYKNQQELAWAGSLVLLTLVLVTSILARWITRRKS, from the coding sequence ATGGCTAATCTTCCACCTTCCTTATCGTCGGAGCCTTCGTCTCGCAGCTTGATGCGATCGCCGACTTCACCCCGGACTCTGTTTTCCACAGCCATGACTGGGTTGGTGTTTTTGGCAGCGGCGATCGCTTTACTACCTTTGATCGCAGTGCTCACCTACGTCATCATCAATGGTGCGGGTCGCCTGAATCTAGACCTGTTTACCCAATTGCCGCCCCCCCCATTAGTGAAGGGAGGTGGGTTTGGTAATGCCATCGTTGGCACCTTGCTCACCGTCGGCATTGGAGCCGCTATCAGTATTCCGGTCGGAATCTTAGGGGCAATCTTTCTCTCAGAGTTTGCTAGAGATACCACTCTCGCCTCTTGGATTGACTTCTTCAACAATGTGCTCAGCGGCGTGCCTTCCATTGTGGTCGGTGTTTTCGCCTACGGCGTTGTAGTACTCACTACAGGCACCTTCTCAGCAGTCGCGGGGGGTGTTGCCCTAGCCGTTCTGATGTTGCCCATTATTGTTAGAACCTCAGCAGAGTCCCTTGAATCAGTTCCAAATGAAACTCGCCAAGCTGCCTTGGGTTTGGGCGCGACCCAATTCCAAACTGTGACACGTGTCGTTTTTCCTGCGGCGATCCCAGCCATTCTGACAGGTGTAATGTTGTCCGTTGCGCGGGCTGCGGGTGAAACTGCTCCGCTTATCTTTACGGCTTTGTTTAGCCAGTACTGGGCTCAGGGTATTATGCAACCAACCCCGACCCTATCCGTACTGATTTTTAATTACGCCATCGCACCTTACAAAAATCAGCAAGAACTTGCTTGGGCTGGATCACTAGTTCTTCTTACCTTAGTGTTAGTTACCAGCATTCTGGCTCGTTGGATCACTCGGCGCAAAAGTTAA
- the pstB gene encoding phosphate ABC transporter ATP-binding protein PstB — protein MHTNTPVASQTETVLHTENLNVYYGNFRALRNISMDIAKNQITALIGPSGCGKSTLLRCFNRLNDLIKGFRADGKVYYHTQNLYASEVDPVEVRRRIGMVFQKPNPFPKSIYDNVAFGPRLVGYKGDMDELVEQSLKQAAIWDEVKDKLKDSGLALSGGQQQRLCIARAIAVQPDIILMDEPASALDPISTLRIEDLMQELKQQYTIVIVTHNMQQASRASDRTAFFNVEENEKGGRSGYLVEYDRTEIIFQSPQQQITQEYVSGRFG, from the coding sequence ATGCATACTAATACTCCAGTTGCCAGTCAAACTGAAACCGTTCTACACACAGAAAATCTAAATGTGTACTACGGCAATTTCCGGGCTCTCCGCAATATCTCAATGGATATCGCCAAAAACCAAATCACAGCCCTCATTGGTCCCTCTGGCTGCGGTAAAAGTACCTTACTTCGATGCTTCAATCGCCTCAATGACTTGATCAAAGGGTTTAGAGCAGACGGTAAAGTTTATTACCATACTCAAAACCTTTACGCTTCAGAAGTTGACCCCGTAGAAGTAAGACGCCGGATTGGCATGGTGTTTCAAAAGCCCAATCCTTTTCCTAAATCAATCTACGATAATGTCGCCTTTGGTCCTCGGCTGGTGGGTTACAAAGGTGACATGGATGAGCTAGTCGAGCAATCGTTGAAGCAAGCAGCCATTTGGGATGAAGTCAAAGACAAACTCAAAGACAGTGGCTTAGCTTTGTCCGGTGGTCAACAACAACGGTTGTGTATTGCCCGCGCGATCGCAGTTCAGCCCGATATCATCTTGATGGATGAACCTGCTTCAGCGCTGGACCCCATTTCTACCCTCCGCATTGAAGATTTAATGCAGGAGCTAAAGCAGCAATATACAATCGTGATCGTGACGCACAACATGCAGCAAGCGTCTCGTGCCTCCGACCGAACTGCTTTCTTCAACGTTGAAGAAAATGAGAAAGGCGGACGCAGCGGCTACTTGGTTGAATACGATCGCACTGAAATTATTTTCCAAAGTCCGCAACAGCAGATTACTCAAGAATATGTCAGCGGTCGCTTCGGTTAA
- the psb27 gene encoding photosystem II protein Psb27, with protein sequence MKRYLSRLLALILVVTVGLTGCSGGDQLSGNYRQDTLALVNSLRETIELPQDAPNRVPLQTEARQKINDFASRYRRDSSVTKLSSFTTMRTALNALAGHYSSYPNRPLPQKLKDRLKQELTQVETSLNRGA encoded by the coding sequence ATGAAGCGTTATCTATCACGTTTGCTAGCTTTGATTTTAGTGGTTACGGTGGGTCTGACAGGATGCAGTGGTGGCGACCAGCTCAGCGGCAACTATCGTCAAGATACCCTTGCTCTCGTTAACAGTTTGAGAGAAACCATTGAGCTGCCCCAAGATGCTCCTAATCGCGTTCCCCTCCAAACAGAAGCTCGGCAAAAAATCAATGACTTCGCCTCCCGGTACCGCCGCGATAGCTCCGTAACCAAGCTTAGTTCTTTCACCACGATGAGAACAGCCTTAAATGCTCTGGCTGGTCACTATAGCTCTTACCCCAACCGTCCTCTACCCCAGAAGCTCAAAGACCGTCTGAAGCAGGAGCTGACTCAAGTGGAGACGTCTCTCAACCGAGGTGCTTAA
- a CDS encoding adenosine deaminase: protein MALYAELHRHLGGSVVPRVLWRYFHRSQSDLAQRFPEYPEFEEFYTRPRKTLDEYLELHTLVENVQTAKTLPYFIYRLIRGAYIFENLAYLELRYTPYLRTPDHLSQTERIDQMAQIVEIVGQASQLSEYPIVTSQILCMHSRLPYAVNRAIVDLAAQMSNYVCGIDLAGGDAYYADRLDEFTELYAYARSLGLNTTGHVYETKDGSYPKLLPYLMRIGHGIQIPLRYPELLPELAQQNQCLEVCPTTYLKTGTLEDIRQLKVVFDRCFEAGVDIAICTDNAGLHNVRLPFEYENLLTYDVIGFKELQACQDAAFNHAFAWPHRQRPASILTEVLREDEKSSELVRSVAK from the coding sequence GTGGCTTTATATGCTGAGCTACACCGTCACTTAGGCGGTTCAGTTGTCCCCCGGGTTCTCTGGCGCTACTTTCATCGCAGTCAGTCAGATTTAGCTCAGCGCTTTCCAGAGTACCCAGAGTTTGAGGAATTCTACACTCGGCCTCGTAAAACCCTAGATGAGTATCTAGAATTACATACGCTGGTAGAAAATGTCCAGACCGCGAAAACATTACCTTACTTTATCTATCGCCTGATTCGGGGTGCTTATATCTTCGAGAATCTGGCGTATCTAGAGTTGCGCTACACGCCTTATCTACGGACGCCCGATCACTTATCTCAGACCGAACGCATTGACCAGATGGCTCAGATTGTGGAGATTGTGGGGCAAGCCAGTCAGCTGAGCGAATACCCAATCGTTACCAGCCAAATTTTGTGTATGCACTCCCGCCTGCCTTATGCGGTGAATCGGGCCATTGTCGATTTAGCAGCCCAAATGTCTAATTATGTTTGCGGCATTGATTTGGCAGGGGGTGATGCTTACTATGCCGATCGCTTGGATGAGTTTACTGAGTTGTATGCCTATGCGCGATCGCTGGGTCTCAACACGACTGGACATGTGTACGAAACCAAAGATGGCAGTTATCCAAAACTCTTGCCTTACTTGATGCGAATTGGTCATGGCATTCAGATTCCGCTGCGGTATCCAGAACTCTTGCCAGAGCTGGCTCAGCAAAATCAGTGTTTAGAAGTTTGCCCAACAACGTATCTCAAAACTGGCACTCTAGAAGACATTCGGCAACTTAAAGTCGTGTTCGATCGCTGCTTTGAAGCAGGCGTAGATATTGCCATCTGTACCGACAATGCGGGGTTGCACAATGTCCGTCTCCCGTTTGAATACGAGAACCTATTGACCTACGACGTCATCGGTTTTAAGGAACTCCAAGCTTGTCAGGATGCCGCGTTTAACCATGCGTTTGCTTGGCCTCACAGGCAACGCCCTGCTTCCATCTTGACCGAAGTGCTCCGGGAAGATGAGAAGTCATCCGAGTTGGTTCGGAGTGTAGCCAAGTAA
- a CDS encoding adenylosuccinate synthase yields MANVVVIGAQWGDEGKGKITDLLSKSADVVVRYQGGVNAGHTVVVKDKTFKLHLIPSGILYPDTECIIGSGTVIDPKILIEELDQLDKLNVSTKNLLISETAHVTMPYHRLIDQASEERRGTHKIGTTGRGIGPTYADKSERTGIRVLDLMNAESLRKQLNWAINYKNVILEKLYNLAPLDPEAVIAEYLEYAERLRPHVVDCSLKIYDAIQRRRNILFEGAQGTLLDLDHGTYPYVTSSNPVAGGACVGAGVGPTMIDRVIGVAKAYTTRVGEGPFPTELDGEVGELLCDRGAEFGTTTGRKRRCGWFDAVIGRYAVRINGLDCLAITKLDVLDELDEIKVCVAYEIEGQRCEDFPSSSRRFAHCKPIYKTLPGWKQSTADCRALDDLPKQALDYLKFLAELMEVPIAIVSLGASRDQTIIVEDPIHGPKRALLYANGSPLAAEV; encoded by the coding sequence TTGGCTAACGTAGTTGTAATTGGGGCCCAATGGGGCGACGAAGGAAAAGGTAAAATTACCGACCTGCTCAGCAAATCAGCAGATGTTGTTGTACGTTACCAAGGGGGTGTCAATGCTGGGCACACCGTGGTGGTCAAGGACAAAACTTTTAAGCTGCATTTGATCCCTTCTGGCATTCTTTATCCCGACACAGAATGCATTATTGGGTCTGGCACGGTTATTGATCCCAAGATTTTGATTGAGGAATTGGATCAGCTAGACAAGTTGAATGTTTCAACTAAAAATCTGCTGATCTCGGAAACCGCCCATGTAACCATGCCCTACCATCGCTTGATTGACCAAGCATCGGAGGAGCGGCGGGGTACTCACAAGATTGGCACCACCGGGCGGGGGATTGGCCCCACCTATGCTGATAAGTCCGAGCGGACTGGCATTCGGGTGCTCGATTTAATGAATGCAGAGTCCCTGCGGAAGCAGCTCAATTGGGCGATCAACTACAAGAACGTCATTCTAGAAAAGCTGTATAACTTAGCACCGCTTGATCCAGAAGCAGTAATTGCCGAGTATCTTGAATACGCTGAGCGGTTGCGGCCTCACGTTGTCGATTGCTCGCTCAAGATTTACGATGCCATTCAGCGCCGTCGCAATATTTTGTTTGAAGGTGCCCAAGGCACACTCCTGGATCTAGATCACGGAACTTACCCTTACGTCACCTCTTCCAATCCGGTTGCGGGCGGCGCTTGTGTGGGTGCTGGTGTTGGCCCCACGATGATCGATCGCGTGATTGGTGTGGCGAAAGCTTACACAACTCGTGTGGGTGAAGGCCCCTTCCCAACGGAACTAGATGGAGAAGTGGGTGAGTTGCTCTGCGATCGCGGTGCTGAATTTGGCACTACCACGGGTCGGAAGCGACGTTGTGGTTGGTTTGATGCCGTGATTGGTCGCTACGCAGTTCGCATCAATGGCTTAGACTGCTTGGCTATTACCAAGCTGGATGTGCTGGATGAATTGGACGAAATCAAAGTTTGTGTCGCTTACGAGATTGAAGGCCAACGCTGCGAAGACTTCCCTAGCAGTTCCCGTCGTTTTGCTCACTGCAAACCCATCTACAAAACACTGCCCGGTTGGAAACAATCTACAGCAGATTGCCGTGCCCTGGATGATTTGCCCAAGCAAGCCTTGGACTATCTAAAATTTTTGGCTGAGTTGATGGAAGTGCCGATCGCGATCGTATCTTTGGGAGCTAGCCGAGACCAAACCATCATTGTGGAAGACCCCATCCACGGGCCAAAACGGGCTTTGCTCTATGCCAACGGTTCACCGCTCGCGGCTGAGGTTTAA
- a CDS encoding 50S ribosomal protein L25/general stress protein Ctc produces MLLNLECQKREPGTKPRALRRAGKVPAVLYGHKGAESISLTLSAKVAETLVEKATLNNTLVQLSIPSLGWNGKTLLREIQTHAWKPSIYHLSFFAIESQSSIHVEVPIHPMGEAPGVKLEQGSLDTVLTSVQIQCPPGSIPDFIEVDISELHVGDMVHIKDLKLPEGAAALEDAEQVVMIVIGPRTTAAADQDAETTADATPAS; encoded by the coding sequence ATGCTACTGAACCTGGAATGTCAAAAACGGGAACCTGGAACCAAGCCCAGAGCGTTACGACGGGCTGGTAAAGTTCCTGCTGTCTTGTATGGGCATAAAGGGGCAGAGTCAATTTCCTTAACCCTGAGCGCCAAAGTAGCAGAAACCTTAGTTGAAAAAGCTACCTTAAACAACACATTGGTGCAACTGAGCATCCCCAGCTTGGGGTGGAATGGTAAGACATTATTGAGAGAAATCCAGACCCATGCTTGGAAGCCCTCAATTTATCACCTCAGCTTTTTTGCGATCGAGTCTCAGTCCAGCATTCATGTTGAGGTTCCTATCCATCCGATGGGCGAGGCCCCAGGCGTCAAGCTAGAGCAAGGCTCTCTAGATACGGTTTTGACCTCAGTCCAGATTCAATGCCCTCCTGGCAGTATTCCTGACTTTATTGAAGTTGATATTTCCGAACTCCATGTGGGCGATATGGTTCATATCAAAGATCTAAAGTTGCCTGAAGGCGCGGCTGCTCTAGAAGATGCGGAGCAGGTGGTGATGATTGTTATTGGCCCCAGAACTACTGCTGCAGCGGATCAGGATGCAGAAACCACTGCTGACGCTACCCCAGCCAGCTAA